The window CATTATCATTAATTATTAAGGGTACCGAGGTGCTTATTAATACCTGTTTTAATGCTAATGCGGCGGTATACCAGTCTTTACGATGGAAAGGAGACTCTGCTCTTAGTTGTACTGCAGTTACCCCATTCTCGACTGCAACCCTTGTCGTATTGACCATTCCTTCAATTCCACCGCATAAGCTAGGATCAAGAACAAGATAAAGTGATAAATCTAAACGTTTTTGCATACCCTATTCCTTAATATTGAGTGATAAATAAAGAGAGTTGATCGAGTAATGAAACTGCAAAAGAGCCTAAGCCACTATGTTTATTTGCTAATTGCCCTGCTTTTTTCATCATAAAACAAGCTGACGACGTAGCGAGTAAGGTATCTGAAGTGCATCCAATAAATGCGGCAACCATTGCTGATAATGAGCATCCCGTTCCAGTTACTCTAGTTAACGCAATATCACCACCAATAATCGAATAAACTGTTTTACCATCTGTGATATAATCGATTGCACCAGTTACAGCAACCACCGTTTGGTACTGTAAGGCTAGCTCTCTAGCCCAGTGTAAGGCTACCTCTGTCGAATCGAGACTATCGGGGCCTTTTGAGCTGGATTTTTCACCCACTAAGGCTAAAATCTCGGAGGCATTACCGCGAATAACAGTTGGACGAAAAGATAATAATGTTTGATTAATGTTAGTTCGATAAGCTAATACCGAACCAACAGCAACAGGATCGAGCACCCAAGGTGTATGCGTTTTCATTGCTGTTTCAGCTGCCAACAACATACTGTCAACCGACGAAGCAGAAATCGTGCCAATATTAATTAATAAGCTATCCGCTATAGTTACAAAATCAATGACTTCTTCCTTCGCTAATACCATTGCCGGTGTTGCGCCTATAGCAAGTAAAACATTAGCCGTAAAATTTTGTACAACATCATTCGTCATACAGTGTACTAAAGGTTTGTGGGACTGAAGTTGTTCAATATAAGATATTGCGAGATTAGCTTGAAATGAAGTAATTACAGACATATTTCCTCCTTAGCGTAAAGGTAGAGAAGAATATGCCACTAAGCAAAGTGTTTAGACTTCCCTACGCTGGTATGATCCAGATCAGGTGCAACGGGTACTATCTCAGCCGCAAATGCGACGCCCCGAGTCAATCGATAATTATTATGCATACTATTTTGATAATAAGCAATAAGCGTAAATTTACTAAAAAAATTTGAAATAAGAATTATCCATTAAAAATCAAAATGATAAATAAACTCGCTTTTACTTTTAATTGATTATTGTTACACTAACCATCGTCGAAAACCAACCATGATAAATAGAGATGAATTCAACTAATCAAGCACAATTGTTACAATATGGTCGTGAATTATTAGAGTTAGAACTTCATGAGGCTCAAAAGCTACCAGCGAGGCTCAATCATAATTTTATCAAAGCATGTGAATTAGTATTGGCAACTAAAGGTAAGGTTGTTGTTTCAGGTATTGGTAAGTCCGGTCATATTGGTAAAAAAATTGCCGCCTCTCTTGCAAGTACCGGAACACCTGCATTTTTTATGCATCCATCAGAAGCTTTACATGGTGATTTAGGGATGGTAACAACCAATGATATTGTTATTTTAATCTCGTACTCTGGTCGTGCTAAAGAGTTTAATCTTATTCTACCGATACTAAAAGAGATGGCGGTACCCGTTATCGCAATTACAGGAGGACTTAACTCCCCATTAGCGAAATCAGCTGATGCTGTTTTAGATATTAGTATAGAAAAAGAGGCTTGCCCAATGGGACTCGCACCCACTGCAAGTTCAACCAATACACTATTAATGGGTGATGCTT is drawn from Orbaceae bacterium BiB and contains these coding sequences:
- the thiM gene encoding hydroxyethylthiazole kinase, with protein sequence MSVITSFQANLAISYIEQLQSHKPLVHCMTNDVVQNFTANVLLAIGATPAMVLAKEEVIDFVTIADSLLINIGTISASSVDSMLLAAETAMKTHTPWVLDPVAVGSVLAYRTNINQTLLSFRPTVIRGNASEILALVGEKSSSKGPDSLDSTEVALHWARELALQYQTVVAVTGAIDYITDGKTVYSIIGGDIALTRVTGTGCSLSAMVAAFIGCTSDTLLATSSACFMMKKAGQLANKHSGLGSFAVSLLDQLSLFITQY
- the gutQ gene encoding arabinose-5-phosphate isomerase GutQ, encoding MNSTNQAQLLQYGRELLELELHEAQKLPARLNHNFIKACELVLATKGKVVVSGIGKSGHIGKKIAASLASTGTPAFFMHPSEALHGDLGMVTTNDIVILISYSGRAKEFNLILPILKEMAVPVIAITGGLNSPLAKSADAVLDISIEKEACPMGLAPTASSTNTLLMGDALAIAVMRAKGFKEEDFARSHPAGSLGAKLLNHVKDVMRTGDRVPHIAETATVFDAMLELSRTGLGLVAVCDINNKITGVFTDGDLRRLLLKNGTLHDIIKTVMTQPGYRLPESWKAIEALKSFSDHNITAAPVVDNDGYLVGALNIHDLHQAGIA